Below is a window of Littorina saxatilis isolate snail1 linkage group LG2, US_GU_Lsax_2.0, whole genome shotgun sequence DNA.
cccccccttcctcgtcctgatatggctctacgtagtcggctggacgttaagcaacaaataaacaaacaaacaaaattgaaaaaggtAGATTTTCATAGCAGACTGGTGCGAGTCGATCTTTTTCCCAAATTCCCAGCAGGAGTATGTTTTAATAACAGCTTTAGTGCATCTGTCATTTCTTTTCTGCATCCGTCACAGTATCATGTAACTTTTTTATGCCACCATATGATATGGCCCATGGTTGCAGCAGTCATGGTAAAATATTGTTGTGTGAaatttattttatgttttatacAGTTTGATGGACTAGCTGCTGTCTGCAGTGCTGTGTAGGTTAGTCGATCTTCAATCCAGTTTTATATTTGTTATCATGAAGAGAACAAGCACTGGATTTACAAGGGGAGAAgatgtaataataataaggtGACGCCAGAAACATTCTGACGTTTGCTGAAACACTGTGTGATATGTAGAAATGTTTGTCATATTGTCCTTGCATGATGGAGAAATATATTGTCACGCAGTTAATGAGCTATGATTTTGTCTCCTGTATTAGAATTGGATAGGATTGGATTGGATGGATTGGAtaataagatttacagtccagtgaggttaccctggACATACTGCAGCTGACAAACATTTTAATGTACAATTGTCACCACACTTGAACATTTGTCCTCTTTTGTTACAGGCAAGGATCATGCAAACCAGGATAAAGGAATGACTGCTACTCTCAGTGAAAGGTGTCCATCACATGGAAAGCAAGCATCACATGCCTGACCCAACTACACACAACATCATCTTTCACAAAAACAGCACCAGGCATTAAAACTAAGGGAAGTAAACTCACCTTAAATGAGAACCCccagcaccaccaccagcaTGGATAGACCTGTCAACCTCCTGCGGGCTACCACAACATGCAACACCTTCTATGTCTTCCTCTCGGCCGCCAAGGCCGCCCTCCTCCCTTTCCTCACCCTCTTCTTCCGTCTCATTGGTCTTTCTGCTTTGGAGACGGGCATCGTCATGGCGGCCAAGACCCTCACGGGTTTTGTGTGGGCCCCGCTGTGGGCCCGCTGCGCCGTAGCCTACAACAAGCGTCGTGTGGTACTGGTGTTCTCGCTCCTCATGATGGGCGTGATGTACATGTCCTTCACCGCTGTTTACTACAAGGTGGGCAATCTGCAGTCCTGCCAGGTCGGAGAGCTTGACGGCCATCATGATGGGAACGTCACTGGAAGTAACGCCAGTCTTGCCGCCGATGCCACTAGCCACTCTGCATCTGGCCCTGTAGCTGCTCTTCAAGATCTGATCACGCCGGTTCATACCAGTGGGCATAGCAGTGAAAAGTCTGGGGGTGTTGATACTTCTTCCACAGCCCAGCCAGACAGAGGGCCAGAGACAACGCGGCACCCAGCAATTATAGCTCCGCCTGCTACAAAGACCCCAAAGCCTGGTACATCAAAACCAGTGACACCAGAGCCTGTCACACCAAACTCTCATACTAGTGACAGTGCTGAAGCTCACAATACGCCTGCAGAACCCGCAGCTTTAGAGAAAGAAGAACATCACGGCATTGATCTTCAACCTGCTCCTCCCCCAGACAAATCACACCAGACCTCTGGTAACCCCACTACACCCGATGCAGCACACAAACCCCACTCTCTTTCCCCAGTAGAGATTGAcaagcttgaaaaacacatgATAGAGTCCACAGGCTACACTTTCAAGGACATCCAAAACCTGGGTCTCTCAGCACATCAGATATTCGAAGGTATGAAAAAGAATGCGCCATCCATGAACCTCAGCGAAGCAGATATTCAGCAGATCTTAGATGCCAGGTCCACAGCAAGACCACCTACCATAGATCGCTCACACAGGGTGAGAAGAAATTTGAACATGACCTTCTTCAACAACCTTAAGGACAAGGTGGGCGTCCTGGCTGCGACTCTGGAAGAAAAGAAACTACTGCTGTTCCTTGTGGTCTTACTGATCATCATTTTTGGGGAGTTCTTCAGCTCTCCTGTGGAGAAAATAGCCGACGATGCCTGGTTTGATTTCTTGGAGAGGATCGACGATATGGAGAAGTACGGTCGTCAGCGCTACTGGGGATCTCTGACGTTCGCCCTCGTTCCGATCGTGGTGGCCGCCGTGGTGGATTACACGCCGTGCAAGATGCTGTTCAACATGCACCACTTCCTCATGCATTTCTACGTGTTTGGGGTCTTCATGATCTTCACGCTTTTCCTGGCCTTCTACTTCCCCATGCCCCCGCCGGTCAAGCAGAAGTACAGCAGCAAGGTGGGGAAAGGCCTGCGCGCCATTTGCTGTGACGGGCGGGGGTTCCTTTTCGTCATTACCCTGCTGGTGGCCGGCATGGTCTACGCCTCCTTCAACAACTTCCTCTTCTGGCGCCTGCAGGATCTGGGAGGGTCTGAGGTGGTCATGGGGCTGTGTGTGGCTATCGGCGCCTTCGCTGAGACCCCCATGCTGATCTTCAGCAACAAGCTGGTGATGAAGCTGGGAAACGGTGGAGTGGTCTCCCTCGCCCTGTTTGCGCTTGCGATGCGAGTGCTTTTCTACGGCTTTCTGTGGACTCCCTGGGCCGTGCTCCCAGCTGAGCTCACCAACGCCTTCACCCACACTGCCATGTGGTATGCCGTGCTGAGCTACGACGAGTTTAACGTTGGCTCAGCCATAGACCGCAGCATCCGATCCATCCTGTCTTCCATTTACTTTGGGCTGGGTTTCTCTTTGGGCTCCTTTTTGTCGGGCTTGGTGTACCACGTGTATGGTGCCTCTGTTCTCTTCTGGGGCGCCAGTGTGGTGTCCGGTGCCTGGTGCCTTCTGTACTCTCTCATCCAGCTGTGTCTTCCAAAGAAGGAGCGGGTCAAGTACATCAAACTGCTGAGAAACGAGGAAGACGAGTCGTCAGACGGGGAAGATGACTGGTTGGAGATGGCACTCAAGGACCAATGATTTTGATTCTCCGTTAGGTTGTTGTTAATGAGAATGGATTAGTGTTGTCCATGATGTGAGTGCAAGCGGTGGTAAGTAATAATTACCGTACATTCACAATTATATAAGGAAAGTGCGagtcacacatgtatacacaagtCAGCTTTCTATTGCATGAATAAAACTGTTGCCCCTCCTGTCTAAAGCTGAAACAGCATGTTGGAAGAAGAACAGTAGTATAGCTTACAAAAATACTGCTGTAGTTTTCATACATTcgtgtttcctttctcagtttaccTCGTGGGAATCAAATCTGTCTTGCATTAAGTTAATTTGTTTACAAGAGCAGCTGTAGTCCAACTACCTGTTCAAATTAAGCCCTGCCTGACAGGCACTTATGGATCTGAAAGAGCTCTTGTAATAAATGCAGCGCCCTAGGGTTGATAATGGAGTAATCTGAATCACCACAGAAGCACtgcctcccccaccccaccccacccccccccctcttctgcAACTTTGACATATGTGCAATGTTCTGAAAGTGGTGAATAATGAATTGAGATTTATTGTCAGCAAGATAATACCAACAGAGCCTTTATTATTgtcatatagatatatatatatatgtttctttttctctctcttttttttgtctgtttttgaTTAGGTGTGTAACAGGGATCATCCTCTGAAGCATGTATTGATCGAAAAGTGTTATTCTGAATTGACTACACAAATACTTTgcatttgttttatgttttttccccttttgttttatttaaacatATATGCACATCCTCACTGTCTTTTTTTGCATGGGCAACATATGACTTCTTTCCAGTTGCATAATGCTTGACTTTGAACATTGGAGAAAGATTTTTGTGAATGTTTGACATATTTTATACTCGGTTTACTTGACGAATTTTTTTGACTtgtgatattttgttgtgaaatcCAGTTTTACCTTTGGCGTAATAGTTGACAGGTAATGCATTTACTTTTTGACACATTATTGCTGAATACGGTTGTATATGCTGAGAGGACACATTTCTTTGATTTACATTAAAATATAT
It encodes the following:
- the LOC138960218 gene encoding major facilitator superfamily domain-containing protein 6-like protein A, yielding MRTPSTTTSMDRPVNLLRATTTCNTFYVFLSAAKAALLPFLTLFFRLIGLSALETGIVMAAKTLTGFVWAPLWARCAVAYNKRRVVLVFSLLMMGVMYMSFTAVYYKVGNLQSCQVGELDGHHDGNVTGSNASLAADATSHSASGPVAALQDLITPVHTSGHSSEKSGGVDTSSTAQPDRGPETTRHPAIIAPPATKTPKPGTSKPVTPEPVTPNSHTSDSAEAHNTPAEPAALEKEEHHGIDLQPAPPPDKSHQTSGNPTTPDAAHKPHSLSPVEIDKLEKHMIESTGYTFKDIQNLGLSAHQIFEGMKKNAPSMNLSEADIQQILDARSTARPPTIDRSHRVRRNLNMTFFNNLKDKVGVLAATLEEKKLLLFLVVLLIIIFGEFFSSPVEKIADDAWFDFLERIDDMEKYGRQRYWGSLTFALVPIVVAAVVDYTPCKMLFNMHHFLMHFYVFGVFMIFTLFLAFYFPMPPPVKQKYSSKVGKGLRAICCDGRGFLFVITLLVAGMVYASFNNFLFWRLQDLGGSEVVMGLCVAIGAFAETPMLIFSNKLVMKLGNGGVVSLALFALAMRVLFYGFLWTPWAVLPAELTNAFTHTAMWYAVLSYDEFNVGSAIDRSIRSILSSIYFGLGFSLGSFLSGLVYHVYGASVLFWGASVVSGAWCLLYSLIQLCLPKKERVKYIKLLRNEEDESSDGEDDWLEMALKDQ